A portion of the Pseudoxanthomonas sp. JBR18 genome contains these proteins:
- a CDS encoding lysophospholipid acyltransferase family protein, translating to MSTPSPALQSSGPGRAFRYFLRSPLLVVHLVVMLPLLLLTMVPLWAGLPVAGRTFKQFSVEHWSAALMRIFGFRLRRSGTPLKGAVMFVSNHVSWVDIEMMHSQRMVGFVAKQEIAGWPVVGWLAQRGETIFHQRGSTESLGGVMEAMLERLREGRPVAVFPEGRTRDGTEVGPFHARIFQPAVEAAVPVQPVALRYGDGGEAQQLVAFGPHESFFANFLRLLGEPSRVADICFLEPIYPDQVQGRRQIAETARARIVAVMGA from the coding sequence ATGTCGACCCCCTCCCCGGCGCTGCAGTCCAGCGGCCCGGGCCGCGCCTTCCGCTATTTCCTCCGTAGCCCACTGCTGGTGGTGCACCTGGTGGTCATGCTGCCGTTGCTGCTGCTGACCATGGTGCCGCTGTGGGCGGGCTTGCCGGTGGCCGGGCGCACCTTCAAGCAATTCTCCGTCGAGCACTGGTCGGCCGCGCTGATGCGCATCTTCGGCTTTCGCCTGCGGCGCTCGGGCACGCCGCTGAAGGGCGCGGTGATGTTCGTCTCCAACCACGTCAGCTGGGTGGATATCGAGATGATGCACAGCCAGCGCATGGTCGGATTCGTGGCCAAGCAGGAGATCGCCGGCTGGCCGGTGGTCGGCTGGCTGGCCCAGCGCGGCGAGACCATCTTCCATCAGCGCGGCAGTACCGAATCGCTGGGTGGGGTGATGGAGGCCATGCTCGAGCGGCTCAGGGAAGGGCGGCCGGTGGCGGTGTTTCCCGAAGGCCGTACCCGCGACGGGACCGAGGTCGGGCCGTTCCACGCACGCATCTTCCAGCCCGCGGTCGAGGCGGCCGTGCCGGTGCAGCCGGTCGCGCTGCGCTACGGCGATGGCGGTGAGGCCCAGCAGCTGGTGGCCTTTGGACCGCATGAGAGTTTCTTCGCGAACTTTCTACGCCTGCTGGGCGAGCCTTCCCGCGTGGCCGACATCTGCTTTCTCGAACCCATCTATCCCGACCAGGTGCAGGGCCGGCGGCAGATCGCCGAGACCGCCCGTGCCCGCATCGTCGCGGTGATGGGCGCCTGA